From the Vibrio vulnificus CMCP6 genome, the window AACAAGCGGTGTTTGAACTGTATGGCTTGTACCTCAGTGCGCATGTGTTTTATGCCATACGTGGGGAGGAAGTGAGTTTGCAGCATTTTTGGCAAGGGGTCGATAAACTGCTGGCAGGATGGAAAAACGGTTAAGAGAGTAAAGAGCAAGGTATTGCTCTTTTTAAACAATATAAATAGCACGGTCGTTCTTTTTGAACGAACGGAGGATATGATGAGTGAGAAGATTTACTTTAATACGTCGCAGAAGTTTAGCCTTAAACGCAGTTTAGTGAACTGGACGACACGCCTACACCATACGCTGGCCCCTTCCCATGCGAAAAGAACGGCGCGAAAGTTACTGCTAACGCCTGCTCGTACCCAGAGTAAAAACCTGCCACCACAAGGCTTGCGTAAAGGCCAGGTAGACACGGCCCATGGCACCTTGACCACGTACGCTTTGGGAGAAGGGCCGGTATGGGTGCTGACGCACGGTTGGTCGGGCACGGCAAGTCAGTTTTTTCCACTGATGGCGCACATTGCTTCACGAGGCTTTACCGCGTTGGCCTACGATCACCCAGCACACGGCGAAAGCTCTGGCGATGTTGGCCATATCCCTGCGTTTGTTGAAGGGCTTGATGCGGTGTTGGATTCACTAGATGAGGTCGCTGGGCTTATTGGTCACAGTATGGGCACGGCATCGGCTCTAGAATGTCGCCACCAAAAGCTTGAGGACAAACCCATGTTGCTGATTGCGCCAGTATTGAATTACGTGGAAAACCTGTTTTCGAGCATTGAGCGCTCGGGTTACAGCATGAAACTGTTTAGAGCCGTGGTGTCTGAGGTGGAAGAGCAGTTTAACTATCCTATTCAATCGGTTGATCCGTATCGTCGTTTGGCGCAACGTCGTGTACAAACCCTGATAGTGCATGATGAACAAGACAAGTTTACTAGCCATGCAGTTTCTGCCTCTGCCGCTCAAGAAATGGAGAATGTTGAATTAATCAGCACGCAAGGACAAGGGCGTGGACGCGTGATGAAGTGTCAGCAGGTGCTAGACAGTTTTGATCGCCTGATTGCGTAACAGGGCGGAGATTCAACTCTTGTCGACAGCGTAAGCGCAGGAGATAAAAAAGGCCAGACGCGAAGCATCTGGCCAGAATTGCTAGGAACAGCAATGATTAGTTACAGTTCGCAGGGCCGATCTCTTTCCAAACACCCCATTGACCTGATTTCGATGGATCTTCACCAGTAGTCCACCACTTCGCTTCCCATGTTTTGCCTGCATGAGTCACTTGTTGGCCACCCGTGTAAACCGCGCTCGCATCCCATGCATTGCTGCATGTGCCGCCGTTATCCACTTTCTTCGCAACAACAACTGTTGTTGATGCCACAGACGATGCTTGACCATCGCTCACTGTTACGGTGAACGTTAGGCTAGTATCTGCTGTGTATTCGGCCGCAGTGAAGGTCACTTGTGCGCCATTGGTTTGTGCTACAAGACCAGCTGGAAGCTGCCAAGTGTAAGTCAGAGTATCGTTGTCTGCATCTGTTGAAGTAGACGCATCAACCACGACCACATCACCCGCATTTGCCGTGGCAGGTGCTGTCACTTTCGCCACTGGGGCTGTGTTCACAGGACCTGTGTCTTTCGCGTTCACCGTCACAACCACAGTGTCAGAGGCGCTTGCGCCATCTGCATCCGTTACCGTAAGTTGGAAAGTGAATTGCTGCGCTGCAGTCACTTCTGGTGCATCAAAGCTTGCAGAAGCCGTGTTTGCGCCCATCAGCGTGACCGCTGGACCACTCACTTGAGTCCAAGCGTAGCTAGCGATAGGGCCTTCAGCATCTTTCG encodes:
- a CDS encoding alpha/beta fold hydrolase; the encoded protein is MSEKIYFNTSQKFSLKRSLVNWTTRLHHTLAPSHAKRTARKLLLTPARTQSKNLPPQGLRKGQVDTAHGTLTTYALGEGPVWVLTHGWSGTASQFFPLMAHIASRGFTALAYDHPAHGESSGDVGHIPAFVEGLDAVLDSLDEVAGLIGHSMGTASALECRHQKLEDKPMLLIAPVLNYVENLFSSIERSGYSMKLFRAVVSEVEEQFNYPIQSVDPYRRLAQRRVQTLIVHDEQDKFTSHAVSASAAQEMENVELISTQGQGRGRVMKCQQVLDSFDRLIA